In a single window of the Arthrobacter zhangbolii genome:
- a CDS encoding ATP-binding cassette domain-containing protein translates to MTRAEEVPPVLQARGLVKKYGNVTAINSADFDLRAGEVLAVVGDNGAGKSSLIKALAGALVPDAGEILMGGTKVHFRNTRDARAMGIETVYQDLAVVPALDIATNVFLGREVRRRGLMGTLFRRLDMPRMRTESSGHLSDLKIGIKSVSQSVETLSGGQRQGVAVVRAGAFGKGVIIMDEPTAALGVRESGQVIDLIHSIRERGIPVVLISHDIPHVFEVSDRIHVHRLGMRAAVVSPKIRSMSEVVALMTGAEQPTDGERAGGG, encoded by the coding sequence GTGACAAGGGCAGAGGAGGTCCCTCCGGTGCTGCAGGCCCGGGGACTGGTCAAGAAGTACGGCAACGTGACAGCAATCAACAGCGCGGACTTCGACCTGCGGGCCGGTGAAGTGCTCGCCGTGGTCGGCGACAACGGCGCCGGGAAGTCCAGCCTCATCAAAGCCCTTGCCGGCGCCCTGGTTCCGGACGCTGGCGAGATCCTCATGGGCGGCACAAAGGTGCATTTCCGCAACACCCGCGATGCCAGGGCCATGGGGATTGAAACGGTGTACCAGGACCTGGCCGTGGTGCCTGCCCTCGACATCGCCACCAACGTTTTCCTGGGCCGGGAAGTCCGGCGCAGGGGACTGATGGGTACACTCTTCCGGCGGCTGGACATGCCCAGAATGCGCACGGAATCCTCGGGGCACCTGTCCGACCTGAAGATTGGAATCAAGTCGGTCAGCCAGTCAGTGGAAACACTGTCCGGCGGCCAACGCCAGGGTGTTGCCGTGGTCCGCGCCGGGGCCTTCGGCAAAGGGGTCATCATCATGGACGAACCGACGGCCGCGCTGGGGGTAAGGGAATCGGGGCAGGTCATCGACCTGATCCATTCCATCCGCGAGCGGGGAATACCGGTGGTGCTGATCAGCCACGACATACCGCACGTTTTCGAAGTGTCTGATCGCATTCATGTTCACCGGCTCGGGATGCGGGCCGCCGTCGTCAGCCCCAAAATCCGGTCCATGTCCGAGGTAGTGGCCTTGATGACCGGCGCGGAACAACCGACCGACGGCGAGCGGGCAGGCGGTGGCTGA